The region CAATAAATCAGGTTCCACAATGGAGACAGAGATATTATAGGGCTGAACTTCGATGCAAAGCGATTCAGAAACAGATTCTAATGCTGCTTTGCTGGCTGCATACATACTACCGTAGGGTGGGGTGCAAAAGGCATTGGGAGAACTAATATTGATGATATGCCCCGCCTTGTGATTTCGCATAGTAGGAAGAACTGCTTGAATGAATCGAATAGGTGCGAAAAAATTTACTTCCATTTGGTCTTGAATTTCTTTGCCCGTGAGCAACTCAACAGGGCCTACAAGAGCATATCCCGCGTTATTAATAAGAATATCGATGTGCCCTTCCTTTTCCAGAATGGTTTGGATGGCGGCTTGGATAGATGTTTCATCCATTAAATCCACAGGAAGAAAATGTAGATTATCTTTTACAGGAAGAGAGGTCTTGTTAGATGGTCTGATTGTGCCATATACAGTGAATCCACTATTTACCAAATGCTCTGCAGTTGCAAGACCAACCCCTCTAGAGGCGCCTGTAATAATAGCTACCTTGTTTTGCCCGGTATACACTGGGAAAACCTGAAATAAAAAGGCTATCAAAATCAAAAACTGGCGCACCATAACTCCTTTTTATATTGCATAGCTCTCGCACTACCCTAAAATCTGAGAGGGCCTTTGCTTTAGCCCTTCTCCCCAACTGTGTGAGAAATGCGGGCTAATGCTCTGTCACAAACTTGAGTTGTGGACTTTAAGCATTGTATGTACTGGAGCTAATATCGCCCCCGGTACCGGTCCAATTCGTATGGAAAAATTTGCCACGGGGCTGATCGATTCTCTCATAAGTATGCGCCCCAAAAAAGTCGCGCTGTGCCTGCAATAGATTGGCAGGTAGACGGCTTGAGCGAAGTCCATCAAAAAATGCAAGAGATGAGCCGAAACAAGGAGTTGGTATGCCATGTTCAATCCCAAGGCAAACCGTTTTCCTCCATCCCGGAACTGATTTTTTGAGCTCGCTCATAAAGAAATCATCAAATAGCAAGTTATTTAGATTTTCATGTTTATCGTAAGCTTCTTTAATTTTGCCTAAAAACTTGCTGCGGATAAT is a window of Simkaniaceae bacterium DNA encoding:
- a CDS encoding SDR family oxidoreductase gives rise to the protein MVRQFLILIAFLFQVFPVYTGQNKVAIITGASRGVGLATAEHLVNSGFTVYGTIRPSNKTSLPVKDNLHFLPVDLMDETSIQAAIQTILEKEGHIDILINNAGYALVGPVELLTGKEIQDQMEVNFFAPIRFIQAVLPTMRNHKAGHIINISSPNAFCTPPYGSMYAASKAALESVSESLCIEVQPYNISVSIVEPDLLKTYFALPLGTREVLNNPYQSVVNAIEAETKERLLHPELLSPSQSPEEVAQFLFGVIQDPKPKLRYQTSEHARQYVTPKLLDLTGDIYLEEIRKFNEAKH